The sequence below is a genomic window from Nitrososphaerota archaeon.
CATACCGTAGTAGTAGGATTCCTTAACCTTTCCTCTGGACTGCCCGGTAGAGGAAGAGGTGAAGCTTTTCGCTTACTTTTAATCTTGCAGCGATTTCTACTCAAGTGCCTATTCAGATCCTTGACGATCTTATGACATTTAGGACAAACAGGCATCACCATCTTGAAACCAAATCTACCTATTAAATGAATACTTACCACACCGTTTTGAACACACTAATTTTACACACCTTAACTAAACAAAGCCCAAGTCACTGTAAAAACGCTTATTAGGCAGTTTTTAACACTCGACTATCTGTGGACAGCAGAGCACAAGCTTTCGGACTTTTCGCCCAAGGAGGGCTACTTAGCTTGCTTGCTTTGTTGCTCGATTAGCAACCAGCATAACCCTGCGGTTGTGTTGATTGCCTAACTATATGAGTGTAATCTAAAATGATCGAAATAATCCTCGCTTCAAAGAAGAAAGCCAAGAAGGCTGGCGAACTAGAGCAGACTAGGGAAACAAGCACGATCATAGGTGCAATAAGCGCGGCAAACGAGCTGCAGAATATTGGAATAATCCAAGCATACAGCAAAATGGGCATAGTGAGAATTTGGCCAGTCATATAACGATAGCAGCCGTGGTCGAAAACAAGCCCGGAGTTCTCCACAGAACTTCAAACGTATTCAGGCAGAGAGGCTACAACATAGCGAGCATTTCGGTAGGACCTCTACAGGATCCCGCTTTTTCACGGATGACCTTTACGATTGAAGCGAATGACAATGTAGTTGGTCAGCTTGTAGCGCAGCTGGCAAAGCAGATTGATGTTTTAGACGTTCAAATCCTGAATTCAAACTCGGTGCAGAGAGAGCTTGCCCTGATCAAAATCAATGCGCCAAACAACAAGCAAAGATCGGAGATTCTTACACAGTGCGAACTTTTCAAGGGCAACGTGATCGACGCTTCCCAGAATCATGTCATAGTGGAGCTTGTAGGATCGCCAGACAAGATAGATGAATTCATTAAAACTATCAGCAGTTTCGGAATCAAGGAGATTTCCCGAACGGGGATAGTTGCACTAGCAAAGGGTTAGAGTATGAAGAATAGCGAAGCAATCAAGATATTCGATACAACCCTGCGGGACGGAGAGCAGACTCCCGGTGTAGGATTGACACCAGACGAGAAGCTCGAAATTGCGAGGGCTCTGGACAGGCTCGGTGTGGATACTATCGAAGCAGGTTTTCCGATAACGTCTAAAGGAGAAATTGAAGGGATGCGGATGATTGCCAATGCGGGGTTAAGAGCCGAAATAGCAGGACTTGCAAGGGCTCACAAATCAGACATAGACATAGCTGTAAGCACCGGCATTAAATGTATCCATGTCTTCTTAGCAACTTCAGACATCCATTTACAGCATAAACTGAATATGACTAGGGAGGAAGCCCTTCAGACTGCAGTAAGATATGTGAAATATGCAAAGGAATACGGCGTCCAAGTGGAATTCTCTGCAGAGGATGCCTGCAGGTCTGACACAGAATACCTGCTTAGAGTATTCCAAGCTGTGAGCGATGCAGGGGCAGACAGGATAGACATACCGGATACAGTCGGCGTGATGCACCCCGTAGCCATGTACAATCTGGTAAGCAAGGTCAAGAACGCTGTCAACATACCGATAAGCATACATTGCCATAACGACTTTGGCTTAGCAGTAGCCAACAGCCTAGCAGCAGTCGAAGCTGGAGCAGAGAGAGTTCATTGCACTATTAATGGATTAGGAGAAAGGGCTGGCAACGCATCGCTAGAAGAGGTAGTCATGTCATTGCACAACCTGTACGGAAGGAAGACCAACATCAACACACGCCTAATTTACGAAACCTCTAAGCTAGTTTCACGGTTAACAGGAATCGTGGTTCAGCCCAACAAGGCCATAGTTGGCGAGAACGCATTCGGTCATGAGTCAGGCATTCACACTCACGGACTGCTAAACATGCCTCTGACCTACGAGCCGCTAGAACCTGAATTGGTAGGGAGGAAGAGATGGATACAGGCAGGCAAGCACGCAGGCTCACATGGAATAAAAGCGATGTTAGACCAATTAGCGATAAGCGTCAACGATGGACAACTGAAAGAGATTGTCACAAGGGTCAAGGATCTCGGGGATAAGGGCAAGAGACTGACGGATGCTGATTTAGAGTCGATTGCCTACACCGTATTAGGAAAGGTTCAGGAAGAGAAGATTCTGCAGCTGGTCGATCTGTCTGTGATGACAGGGACGAAATCCATGCCTACGGCTTCAGTCAAGCTGCTTGTAGATGGAGAGCCACATGTAGTTGCAGAAACTGGGGTCGGGCCTATAGATGCAGCGATAAAGGCGATACAGAAACTCGGGGAAGGTCTAGGGAACATAAAACTGTCAGACTACAGGTTAGACGCGATAACAGGGGGCACTGACGCATTAGGCGAAGTTTCCGTAAAGGTCGAAGACAAGGATGGTTTAGTTGCGACTGCGAAGGCAACCAACGAAGACGTTGTCGTTGCCAGCGTTCAGGCTATGATAGAGGGGATGAACAGGCTACTTCTGAAGAGAAGGGTAGTGCAGCCAAAGGTTCCAATGCCCAACCCATAATGTCCGCAAGAGATGAAGCAGAATGGGAATGACCATGACTGAGAAGATCATAGCGGCACACGCAGGGCTAGAGGAAGTAAAGCCAGGCCAATTGGTCAATGCAAAGGTCGACATTATAATGGCACACGACATTACCGGCCCTCCAGCATTCAAAGCGCTCAGGAACAACGATCTGGTAGACCAGATTGACCCGAAGAAGATAGTCCTTGTGCTGGATCATGTCGTCCCTCCAAAAGACATCGATTCAACGATGAACTGCATGGCAGTAAGGCAGTTTGCCCAAGAGAAGAACATAGATCACTTTTACGACATAGGCCAGGGTGGAATTGCCCATAACGTTCTGCCTCAAGAAGGCCTAGTAGCTCCAGGCGATCTTGCTGTGGGAGGGGATTCACATACTTGTACATATGGAGCATTAGGCTGCTTTGCGACTGGGATGGGACATACGGATATTGCAGCTGCCATGGCTCTTGGAGAGGTCTGGCTCAGGGTTCCCGAAAGCCTGAAGTTCACATACAATGGAAAGGTCGGGAGATATGTCACGGGGAAGGATCTCATACTCCATACAATAGGGAAGATCACTGTCAATGGTGCCAATTACAAGGCTATGGAATTTGTCGGCAGTGCGATAAAATCTCTGCCAATGGAGCAGAGGTTCACGATGACGAACATGGTCATAGAAGCGTCTGGCAAGAACGGCGTCATGCCTGTTGATAATGTCACAAAAGACTACGTGAAGAGAAGAGTTGACAAAGAATACGAAGTCTACGAGAGCGACGAAGATGCGAAATTTGAGAAGGCCTACGATTTTAATGTCAGCGACGTGCCTCCATTAGTTGCAAAGCCATATTCCCCAGACAACGTTGGGTCAGTTGAAGAAGTTAAAGGAGTAAAGGTCGACCAAGTCTTCATAGGTTCATGCACCAACGGATGGCTGGGCGATTTACGTCAGGCTGCTGCAATAATGAAGGGAGAGAAGATAGCAAAAGGAATCAGGCTGATTGTAATTCCAGCGACCATGCAAATTTACAGGCAAGCTCTGAAAGAAGGTATAATCGATGTCTTCATAGACGCTGGAGGGGTCGTAGCCCCGTCTACATGCGGCCCCTGTCCAGGCTTACATCAGGGAGTTATGGGGCCGAATGAAGTAGGCGTATTTACAACGAACAGAAACTTCAGAGGTAGGACTGGCCATCCAGAGGCGAAAATCTATCTCACCAACCCGTACACTGCTGCCGCCACGGCGATAATGGGCGAGATAACTGATCCGAGGAGCATTTAGTTGATCTTAGAGGGCAAGGTGCACAAGTTTGGCGCCAACATCGACACCGATGTAATCATACCTGGCAAGTACCTCGTTACAACCGATCCTGCCAGACTGGCTCCTCACTGCATGGAGGGAGTAGACCCAGAATTCTCCAAAAAGGTTCAGAAGGGAGACATGATATTTGCAGAGGAGAACTTTGGTTGCGGTTCATCAAGGGAGCATGCGCCGATAGCAGTTAAAGCTGCTGGAATAAGCTGCGTGGTAGCAAAGAGCTTCGCAAGGATATTCTTTCGCAACGCCATAAACATCGGGCTTCCTATAATGGTATGCCCAGAGGCAGTAGACCATGCTAAAAATGGCTCTACTGTAAAAGTGGATACGGATAGCGGGATGGTTAATATAAATGGTAAATCTTTCAAGGCTGAGCCGTTTCCAGAATTCATAGCAGCGATAATACAGAAGGGCGGTCTCATGGAATACGTCAAGGAAAGGCTGAAGCAGAAAGGTTCGCATCCTTAAATAAACGGAATTTCTAAATCGAAATTGTTGAAGAGTAGAGAAGAGATAGTCGACGCATTAAGAAATGTAATCGACCCCGAAATTCACATCAATATTGTAGACCTTAACATGGTCAAAGACATTAAAATTGGTAAGGACAATGTTGAGCTTCTTATCGCATTAACGATACCTGGCTGCCCCCTTGCTAAAACTATTTCATCCGACATTGAAAAGTCACTCGCAAAGATCGGCATCAGCAAAGTTTCTGTTCAGACTACAGCGATGACGCAGGAAGAGCTAGAGCAGGTTAGGAAGATGCTGCAGCAGAGGATGGCTTCTGGGCAGGGTCATGGCTCTCATGGAGCTGCAGGGATAGACAGACTTGACAGTAAGGGCATCGAGAATATAATTGCGATAGTCTCTGGGAAAGGAGGCGTTGGAAAGTCCTTCACAACATCTCTGCTAGCAGTAGAACTGCGGAAGCAGGGCTACGAAGTTGGGGTTCTCGACGCAGACATCACAGGGCCTAGTCAGGCAAAGATCTTCGGATTGACTCAAAGACCAGTTGGAACTCCGCAAGGAGTCCTCCCAGTAGAAACTAAAACAGGGATCAAGGTAATTTCAATGCAGCTCCTGGTGGATGATGCTAAAAAGCCAACAATTTGGAGAGGGCCAATAATCAATAATCTCAT
It includes:
- the ilvN gene encoding acetolactate synthase small subunit; this translates as MQQNGHSENLASHITIAAVVENKPGVLHRTSNVFRQRGYNIASISVGPLQDPAFSRMTFTIEANDNVVGQLVAQLAKQIDVLDVQILNSNSVQRELALIKINAPNNKQRSEILTQCELFKGNVIDASQNHVIVELVGSPDKIDEFIKTISSFGIKEISRTGIVALAKG
- a CDS encoding 2-isopropylmalate synthase, giving the protein MKNSEAIKIFDTTLRDGEQTPGVGLTPDEKLEIARALDRLGVDTIEAGFPITSKGEIEGMRMIANAGLRAEIAGLARAHKSDIDIAVSTGIKCIHVFLATSDIHLQHKLNMTREEALQTAVRYVKYAKEYGVQVEFSAEDACRSDTEYLLRVFQAVSDAGADRIDIPDTVGVMHPVAMYNLVSKVKNAVNIPISIHCHNDFGLAVANSLAAVEAGAERVHCTINGLGERAGNASLEEVVMSLHNLYGRKTNINTRLIYETSKLVSRLTGIVVQPNKAIVGENAFGHESGIHTHGLLNMPLTYEPLEPELVGRKRWIQAGKHAGSHGIKAMLDQLAISVNDGQLKEIVTRVKDLGDKGKRLTDADLESIAYTVLGKVQEEKILQLVDLSVMTGTKSMPTASVKLLVDGEPHVVAETGVGPIDAAIKAIQKLGEGLGNIKLSDYRLDAITGGTDALGEVSVKVEDKDGLVATAKATNEDVVVASVQAMIEGMNRLLLKRRVVQPKVPMPNP
- a CDS encoding 3-isopropylmalate dehydratase large subunit, whose product is MGMTMTEKIIAAHAGLEEVKPGQLVNAKVDIIMAHDITGPPAFKALRNNDLVDQIDPKKIVLVLDHVVPPKDIDSTMNCMAVRQFAQEKNIDHFYDIGQGGIAHNVLPQEGLVAPGDLAVGGDSHTCTYGALGCFATGMGHTDIAAAMALGEVWLRVPESLKFTYNGKVGRYVTGKDLILHTIGKITVNGANYKAMEFVGSAIKSLPMEQRFTMTNMVIEASGKNGVMPVDNVTKDYVKRRVDKEYEVYESDEDAKFEKAYDFNVSDVPPLVAKPYSPDNVGSVEEVKGVKVDQVFIGSCTNGWLGDLRQAAAIMKGEKIAKGIRLIVIPATMQIYRQALKEGIIDVFIDAGGVVAPSTCGPCPGLHQGVMGPNEVGVFTTNRNFRGRTGHPEAKIYLTNPYTAAATAIMGEITDPRSI
- a CDS encoding 3-isopropylmalate dehydratase small subunit: MILEGKVHKFGANIDTDVIIPGKYLVTTDPARLAPHCMEGVDPEFSKKVQKGDMIFAEENFGCGSSREHAPIAVKAAGISCVVAKSFARIFFRNAINIGLPIMVCPEAVDHAKNGSTVKVDTDSGMVNINGKSFKAEPFPEFIAAIIQKGGLMEYVKERLKQKGSHP
- a CDS encoding Mrp/NBP35 family ATP-binding protein — encoded protein: MKSREEIVDALRNVIDPEIHINIVDLNMVKDIKIGKDNVELLIALTIPGCPLAKTISSDIEKSLAKIGISKVSVQTTAMTQEELEQVRKMLQQRMASGQGHGSHGAAGIDRLDSKGIENIIAIVSGKGGVGKSFTTSLLAVELRKQGYEVGVLDADITGPSQAKIFGLTQRPVGTPQGVLPVETKTGIKVISMQLLVDDAKKPTIWRGPIINNLIRQLYLDVNWGDLHYLLIDLPPGTSDAPLTVFQSLPLTGVVVVTTPQDLAKLIVTKSVNMAKTLNVPILGVIENMSYVICDHCGKKMEIFGAPKGELLAKDIDAPFIGLVPIDPKIAELSDNGMIENYQSKVFAEITNNIVRNVQKFSEGAPKVLPISWKSKKLPIVK